The Longimicrobium sp. genome has a window encoding:
- the cysS gene encoding cysteine--tRNA ligase: MALRFYNTLSRREEEFVPLREGEVGMYVCGPTVYAPPHIGNMRTFSFSDTVRRYLEYRGWRVKFVMNLTDVDDKTIRGALKEGVPLGEYTAPFVDDLFRDFERLGIRRADAHPRATEHIAGMVDIIRRLEERGLAYVAREEGSVYFDISEFPDYGKLSKVDVSAGRRGERVAADEYDKDDVRDFVLWKAAKPEDERVGAVWDTPWGPGRPGWHIECSAMSFAELGETFDIHAGGVDLVFPHHEDEIAQSEGATGKPFVRYWLHGEFLLLEGDKMAKSTGNIFNLQDLVDRGVKPSSIRYLFLTAHYRSKLNFTFAGLESAAEAVRRVRGARNRLREHPAARDPAPEDEPALHPLVDEVLAGFREAMDADLNTSVALAELFRLVDGVNQRLQALGPRPISEAERHAALDAFERIDSVFAFLSLADGEAAVDSALAGWVEERIAARQAARKARDFATADAIRAELAERGVTVEDTPQGPRWEVTA; this comes from the coding sequence ATGGCGCTTCGCTTCTACAACACGCTCAGCCGCAGGGAAGAGGAGTTCGTCCCGCTCCGGGAGGGGGAGGTGGGGATGTACGTGTGCGGGCCCACGGTGTACGCGCCGCCGCACATCGGCAACATGCGCACCTTCTCGTTCTCCGACACGGTGCGGCGCTACCTGGAGTACCGGGGCTGGCGGGTGAAGTTCGTGATGAACCTCACCGACGTCGACGACAAGACGATCCGCGGCGCGCTGAAGGAGGGGGTCCCGCTCGGCGAGTACACCGCGCCCTTCGTCGACGACCTCTTCCGCGACTTCGAGCGGCTCGGCATCCGCCGCGCCGACGCGCACCCGCGCGCCACCGAGCACATCGCCGGGATGGTCGACATCATCCGCCGGCTGGAGGAGCGGGGGCTCGCGTACGTGGCGCGCGAGGAGGGCTCGGTCTACTTCGACATCAGCGAGTTCCCCGACTACGGGAAGCTGTCGAAGGTGGACGTCTCGGCCGGGCGGCGCGGCGAGCGCGTGGCGGCCGACGAGTACGACAAGGACGACGTGCGCGACTTCGTGCTCTGGAAGGCCGCCAAGCCCGAGGACGAGCGGGTGGGCGCGGTGTGGGACACGCCCTGGGGGCCGGGGCGCCCCGGGTGGCACATCGAGTGCTCGGCCATGAGCTTCGCCGAGCTGGGCGAGACCTTCGACATCCACGCGGGCGGGGTGGACCTGGTCTTCCCGCACCACGAGGACGAGATCGCCCAGAGCGAGGGGGCCACGGGCAAGCCGTTCGTGCGCTACTGGCTGCACGGCGAGTTCCTCCTGCTCGAGGGCGACAAGATGGCCAAGAGCACGGGGAACATCTTCAACCTGCAGGACCTGGTGGACCGCGGGGTGAAGCCGTCCTCGATCCGCTACCTGTTCCTGACGGCGCACTACCGCAGCAAGCTGAACTTCACCTTCGCGGGGCTGGAGAGCGCGGCCGAGGCGGTGCGGCGCGTGCGCGGCGCGCGGAACCGCCTGCGCGAGCACCCCGCGGCGCGCGACCCCGCGCCCGAAGACGAGCCGGCGCTGCACCCGCTGGTGGACGAGGTGCTGGCCGGCTTCCGCGAGGCGATGGACGCCGACCTCAACACCAGCGTGGCGCTCGCCGAGCTCTTCCGACTGGTGGACGGGGTGAACCAGCGGCTCCAGGCGCTGGGCCCGCGGCCGATCAGCGAGGCGGAGCGGCACGCGGCGCTCGACGCCTTCGAGCGGATCGACTCGGTGTTCGCCTTCCTCTCGCTGGCCGACGGCGAGGCGGCGGTGGACTCCGCGCTGGCCGGCTGGGTGGAGGAGCGGATCGCCGCGCGCCAGGCCGCCCGCAAGGCCAGGGACTTCGCCACCGCCGACGCCATCCGCGCCGAGCTGGCCGAGCGCGGCGTCACCGTGGAGGACACGCCGCAGGGGCCGCGGTGGGAGGTGACGGCGTAG
- a CDS encoding polyprenyl synthetase family protein, with translation MSTDAMRRYVEQALLRHAERDGWEALRMVSALAARIHPVGPSELVLRACRAAGGASERGHPAAASLFCLHTAIHLVDDLIDEEERFVVDLTPGLLANLALALQSLAIEVLEDAPAAVRAELMRAAAIAGRETARGQELDAAGAADEEAYWKNVESKTPPLFAAALYMGALLGGAAPEVGSALAKAGTPLGVLVQLGDDLGDVMDARLHPDWQRPGDNIALRFALEADHPERERFRALAARIAEPGAHAEAREILVRSGAFSFCVHHMLLAAGEARRQVLSLPLADPAPLLETIDHLAAPVTGLLAEVGAAAGDLAAAGA, from the coding sequence CCGAACGGGATGGCTGGGAGGCGCTGCGCATGGTGTCGGCGCTCGCGGCGAGGATCCACCCGGTGGGCCCGTCGGAGCTGGTGCTGCGGGCCTGCCGCGCCGCGGGCGGAGCGAGCGAGCGGGGCCACCCGGCCGCGGCATCGCTCTTCTGCCTGCACACCGCCATCCACCTGGTCGACGACCTGATCGACGAGGAGGAGCGCTTCGTCGTCGACCTCACCCCCGGGCTCCTGGCCAACCTGGCCCTGGCGCTCCAGTCGCTCGCCATCGAGGTGCTGGAAGATGCGCCGGCGGCCGTGCGCGCCGAGCTCATGCGCGCGGCCGCCATAGCGGGGCGCGAGACGGCGCGCGGGCAGGAGCTGGACGCGGCGGGGGCGGCGGACGAAGAGGCGTACTGGAAGAACGTGGAGAGCAAGACGCCCCCGCTCTTCGCGGCGGCGCTCTACATGGGCGCGCTCCTGGGCGGCGCCGCGCCCGAGGTGGGGTCGGCGCTGGCCAAGGCGGGGACGCCGCTGGGCGTGCTGGTGCAGCTGGGCGACGACCTGGGCGACGTGATGGACGCCCGGCTCCACCCCGACTGGCAGCGCCCGGGCGACAACATCGCCCTGCGCTTCGCCCTGGAGGCCGACCACCCGGAGCGCGAGCGGTTCCGCGCCCTGGCTGCCCGCATCGCCGAGCCGGGGGCGCACGCCGAGGCCCGGGAGATCCTGGTGCGCTCGGGCGCGTTCAGCTTCTGCGTGCACCACATGCTGCTGGCGGCCGGCGAGGCGCGCCGGCAGGTCCTCTCGCTCCCGCTGGCCGACCCCGCGCCCCTCCTGGAGACGATCGACCACCTGGCCGCGCCCGTCACCGGGCTGCTGGCCGAGGTGGGCGCCGCCGCCGGAGACTTGGCGGCGGCCGGGGCGTAG